ACACCTTCTGACCGCCATATTCGACAACATGCTTCGCGTTCGTGATCTCGACGCTCATCCCGCACACGGGATTCACGTAGCGCCCCGCCTGCGCCTCCGGCACGGGTGGCGCGCCGAGCGCCTCGCACGGCGGCAAGGGCGGTACGCTTTCCGTGGCGATCGTGGCCGTCTGCGCCTCGGTCTGTGCGCGCGCTGCCGCCTCGGCGATCTCATGCCGCAAGGCGACGAGTCCCGCCACGGCGCCAAGCGCAATCTCCTGCGGCGTGTGGGCATGGATCGCCGGCCCCGCCGGCGCGTGCAGCGCCGCGAGCCGGGCCTCGTCGATGCCGCGCAGGCGCATGGCCTCGCGCAGCCGCTCGGCCTTTCTGTGGCTCGCGATCAGGAGCACCGCCACCGCGCCGCTGCGCAACGCCGCTTCGAGCGCATCCTCGTCGCGCTCCCCTTGTGTCGCGATCAGCACGAACGACGTGCCGGCGCGGTCCAGCGCAGCGGCGTCGAAGCCCGCTTGCCCGGCGCGCGCAGCCTCGCCCGCCAGGTTCGCGCGAAACCCGACGCGCCGTGCGAGCACACATGCCTCGTGTGCGGCGGGCGTCGCGCCGAGCACGGCCACGAGCGGCGCGGGCACGGTGGGCTGGATAAAGAGTTCCAGCCCACCGTTGCTCGCGCACGGCATGGCATGCGCCTCGACTCCGGCCTCGTCTTTGGCGTCGGCTGGCGCCGGTTCGTTGCTGATCCGCACGCGCCGCGGCTGCCCCGTGCGCATCGACTGGCGCGCGGCCTCGATGACGATCGTCTGCGAGCAGCCCCCGCCTACCCAGCCATGCAGCGCGCCGTCGGCCTCGACCAGCGCCTGGGCGCCGACGCACGTCGAGGTGGGCGGCGCCGCACGGATCACGGTGACGACCGCGAACGGCGTGCCTGCATCGATCAGCCGCTGCTCGAGTTGCAGCAGATCCGCGGCTTCCGGTAGGGTCTCGCTCGATTTCGCATAGACATTCATTGCAGCGCCTCGAGAATTTGAGGAAAGATCCGTTCGAGCCCCGCGAGATCGCGGGCGCCGGCAAACAGGTCGAGATGCGGCAGCGCGGCTTGCATGCCCGCGCTGACGGGTTCGAATCCGGGACGCTCGGCGAGCGGGTTGAGCCAGACGAGCGAATGGCAGCGCCGCCGGATCGCCGCCAGCGACTCGCCGAGCTGTGTCACGTCGCCGGCGTCGTAGCCGTCGCTGACGATCACGACCGCGGTGCGCGCATGCAGCAGGCGCGGCGCGTAGTGCTCGTTAAAGCCGACCAGACTCTCGCCGATGCGCGTGCCGCCGGCCCAGCCCTCCGAGATCAGGTGCAGACGCTCCTGGGCGCGGCGCGGATCGGGGTCGCGCAGCGCTTCGTCGACGCAGACGAGCCGCGTATGGAAGACGAAGCTGTGCACATCGGGCAAACGCCCGCTCAGCACGCGCGCGAGCCGCAGGAAAAAGAAGCTGTAGAGGCTCATTGAGCGGCTCACGTCGAGCAGCATGACAATGCGCGGGCGCTGCCGGCGCTTGCGCCGCCAGCCGAGTTCGACTGGCAGCCCGCCACGCGAGACGCTGCGGCGCAAGGTCCAGCGCAGATCGATCGTGCGCCCGAGACTCGCGCGTTGCTCGCGGCGCATCTGGATGCCGCGCAGGCGCTGCGCGAAGCGGCGGATGGCGTCGTCGATGGCGAAGAGTTCGCTGCGATCGTTCAGGTGGCGGAAGTCCGCGTGCGATAACGACGCGGTGCGCGTCGCGCCTTCGTTCGCGGCGGCGCCCGCTTGCGCCGCGCCGCTGCCGCTGCCTGCGAGCGAAACCGGCGTACCCTCGCTCGCATCGGGCGGCCCGCTCGCCGTGTCGTCGCACGCAAGCGGCCCCGCGCCGCCAGCACGGGTTTCGGCGAGCTTGCGCCGGTTCGGCGCGAGGAAATACGCGTCGAACAGGTCGTCGAAGCGGCGCCACTCCTGCGCGCGCGAGCACAGCAGCGCACGCAGGCTCCAGCGCAGCACATCGCGCTCGGTCTGGCCCATGTGGTTTGCCACTTTGAGCATGGCGGCAACATCGGCGTTCGTCACGCAAAACGCATTCGTGCGCAGCCAGCCCGCGAAGCCCGCATAGCGCGCAACGAGGTGATCGGCGAGATCGCCCGGCGCCGCGCCGCGCGACGTGCTGTCGATTCCGCTCAGCATGACGCCACCAGCTTTTCCACTACCGGCCGCGTAAGACTGGCCTGATCCTCGCGCGTTTTCACGAGCGCGGCGAGCGAATCCATCACACGGTCCACCCCGTTTTCGTCGAGCGCGCTCACGCCAAGACGCAGCAGCGCGGCCACCCAGTCGAGCGTTTCCGCAAGGCCTGGCTTGCGGCGCAGCGCCATCTCACGCACCCCATGCACGAATTCGACGATCTGGGCCGCCAGCGCCTCCGGCACCTCGGGTACCTGGGTCCGCACGATCATGAGTTCACGCTGGAACGACGGATAGTCGACGTACTGGTAGAGGCAACGGCGGCGCAGCGCGTCGGAGATCTCGCGCGTGCCGTTCGAGGTCAGGATCACGTAGGGCCGCTCGGTCGCGCGGATCACGCCAAGCTCGGGAATCGAAAGCTGGAAATCCGACAGCAGCTCGAGCAGGTAGGCTTCGAACGCCTCGTCGGTGCGGTCGATTTCGTCGATCAGCAGCACGGGCGCGGGCGTGGTCGTGATGGCTTCGAGCAAGGGGCGCTTGAGCAGATAGCGCTCGGAGAAAATGTCCTGCTCCTTGTCGCGCAGCGGCCGCGCGTCCTGCTCGAAGAGCTTGATGGCCAGCAGCTGGTGGACGTAGTTCCACTCGTAAAGCGCCGCGTGCGCGTCGAGTCCTTCATAGCATTGCAGGCGGATCAGCGGGGCGTCGAGCAGGCGCGCCAGCGCCTTCGCGACCTCGGTCTTGCCCACGCCCGCTTCACCCTCCAGCAATAGCGGGCGGCGCATTTCCATCGTGAGCAGCAGCGCCGCCGCGAAGCTGCGCTCCACGATGAACCGGTGGCCCGCCAGCTGCGCCTGCAGCGCGAGGACGTCCGGCATGCGGTCGATCGACGTCATGGCGTCCCTCAGTGTTCCTCAGCGGCCCTGCGCCTTGCGCGTGAAGTGACTGCGCAGCCAGTCGCGCACGATGGCCCACATGAACGCAATGCCGTTTAGCTCGGCGGCTTGCGCAGGCGGCGCCGCGGCCGCTCGTGCAACCGGAGCCATTGCCGTCGCCTCGTCGGGCGCAGTGGCCCCGCCGGCCGCGTCCGCTTCAGCGCCTGGCGCACCCGGCGCTTCCTGCGGCGGCGCCATCGCGCTCAGCCGAGCCGAAAAGTTCGCGACGAACTGCTTGAGCAACTGCTCCGACACCGGCCCCATGAGCCGCCCGCCCAGCGCGGCGGCCTTGCCGCTCATCGTCACCTCGCTCTTGCCGGTCAGCGTGCAGGTTTCGCCCGTGGGCTCCACGCTTGCCGTGAGATCCATCGTCGCCGCCGAGCTGCCGGTCGAATCCGTGCCTTTGCCGAGCAGATGCAGGCTGCGCGCCGCGGCGTCGAGCGCGAGCACTTCGATGTCGCCCTTGAACGACATCGTCGCCGGCCCGAGCCGCACCGTAATGGTTCCTTTGTAGTGCGTATCGTCCACGCGCTCGGTGATCTTCGCGCCCGGCATGCAGCCGGCCACTGCCTCGATGTCCTGCATCAGAGCCCAGGCGCGGTCGGCGCTCGCGTCGAGCGGAAATGCCTTGTCGAGTACGACTTTCATTCCGGACTCCTCATTCTCGTGCGCTTCGACTCAGGCGGGCCGCGTCAATCCCAGCTCGCGGCACTGCTGCCACACGCGGTACGCGTTGTGCGGCATGTTCATGTGCGTGACGCCGAGATGCGCGAACGCATCGACCACCGCCGACGTGAAGCACGGAATCGAGCCGACGTGAGGCGATTCGGCCACGCCCTTTGCGCCGATCGGGTGATGCGGCGAAGGCGTCACCGTGTAGTCCGTCTCCCAATGCGGCGTTTCCACGGCCGTCGGCACGAAGTAGTCGAGCAGCGTTGCGCCGAGCAGATTGCCCGCTTCGTCATACGGCAGCTCCTGGCCGAGCGCGACCGCGAACCCTTCGGTCAGGCCGCCATGAATCTGCCCTTCGATGATCATCGGGTTGATGCGCGTGCCGCAGTCGTCGAGCGCGTAGAAGCGGCGCACGCGGATCTCGCCGGTATAGCGGTTGATGTCGAGCACACACACGTAGGCGCCGAACGGAAACGTGAAGTTGGGCGGATCGTAGTAGTCGACCGCTTCGAGGCCCATCTCCAGCCCTTCCGGAACGTTGTTATACGCGGCCCACGCCACTTCCTTCACGGTCTTGAACTGGTCGGGCGAGCCCTTCAGCACGAAGCGGTCCAGATCGAACTCGACGTCGTCCGGGCTTGCTTCGAGCAGATGAGCGGCGATGCGGCGCGCCTTCTCGCGAATCTTGCGCGAGGCGCGAGCCACCGCGGCGCCCGCAACGGGCGTCGAGCGCGAGCCATAGGTGCCGAGCCCGTACGGCGCCGTGGCGGTATCGCCCTCTTCCACCGTGATTTTCGAGGCCGGAATGCCCGCTTCCGACGCGATGATTTGCGCGTAGGTGGTCTGGTGCCCCTGGCCCTGCGTGATCGTGCCCATGCGCGCGATGGCCGAGCCGTCCGGATGTACGCGGATCTCGCAGGAATCGAACATGCCCACGCCGAGGATGTCGCACATTTTCGACGGCCCCGCCCCGACGATCTCGGTGAAGTTCACGAGGCCGATGCCCATGAGCCACTCCGCATCGGGGTCCGCGCGGCGTTGCGCCTGCTCCGCGCGCAGCGCGTCGTAATCGACGGCGGCCAGCACCTTTTTCAGCGCCGTTTCGTAGTCGCCCGAATCGTATTCGAGGCCAAGGGGCGTGGCGTACGGAAACTGGTCCTTGCCGATAAAGTTGCGCAAGCGGATCTCCGCCTTGTCGATGCCGAGCTTTTGCGCCAGCACATCCACCATCCGCTCGATCAGATAGACGGCCTCGGTCACGCGGAACGAGCAGCGGTAAGCGACCCCGCCCGGAAACTTGTTCGTGTACACGCCGTCGACGCTGACGAACGCATTGGGGATCGCATACGAGCCCGTGCAGACATGGAACATGCCGGCGGGCCACTTGGTCGGGTCGGCGCACGCGTCGAACGCGCCGTGGTCGGCCACCACATTTACGCGCAACGCCTTGATGCGGCCGTCCTTGTCGGCGGCCAGTTCGCCGGTCATGTGATAGTCGCGCGCAAATGCCGTGCTGGAGAGGTTCTCGTTGCGCGACTCGATCCACTTGACCGGACGCCCGAGCACGATGGAAGCGACGATCGACGTCACATAGCCCGGATACACGCCGACCTTGTTGCCGAAGCCGCCGCCGATATCGGGCGAAATGATGCGGATATTCGATTCCGGAATCGACGAGAGCAGCCCGACCACGGTGCGCACGACATGAGGCGCCTGCGAAGTGATGTAGACCGTGAGATCGCCGCGCACCTTGTCGAACGACGCGACGCAGCCGCAGGTTTCGAGCGGGCACGGATGCACGCGCGGATACGAAATATCCTGCTTGACCGTGACTTCCGCGTTCTCGAACATGCGGTCCGTCTTGTCGCGGTCGCCCATCGTCCACGTGAAAATATGGTTGGGATGCCTGCGCGCGCCGTGTGCGCCGGTGTCCTTGTCGCGGATGTCGTCGCGAATCACGGGCGCGTCGGGTTCCAGCGCCTTCATCGGATCGACGAGCGCGGGCAGTTCCTCGTACTCGACCTCCACGAGTTCCGCCGCATCGGCGGCGACATAGCGGTCGTCGGCCACGACGAACGCGACTTCCTGATTCTGGAAGCAGACTTTTTCGTCGGCGAGCACGGCCTGCACATCGCCTGCGAGCGTCGGCATCCAGTGCAATTTGAGGGGCTTGAGGTCGTCGGCCGTGAGCACGGCGTGCACGCCGGGATGCGCGAGCGCGCGCGATTTGTCGATGCGCTTCACACGAGCGTGGGCGTAGGGACTGCGCACCATCACGCCGAACAGCATGCCCGGCATCTTGATGTCGTCCACGTAGCTGCCCTTGCCCTGGATGAAACGCGGGTCCTCGCGGCGTTTGCGCGAGCAGCCCATGCCTTCGAGCGCGGCGAGACGCTCGAGATTGGCGTCGAGATTGCCCATGACGTGTCTCCCGGCGCTCAGTGCGCGTGTGCCGCGCCCGCTTCGATGAGCGGATGCGAGGTTTCGACCGGTTCGCCGCGCAGCTTGCGCGCCGCGTATTGCACGGCCTTCACGATGTTCTGATAGCCCGTGCAGCGGCACAGGTTCCCCGCCATCCAGTAGCGGATTTCGGCTTCGGTGGGATCGGGGTTCTCCTGCAGCAGGCGGTACGCGCGCATCAGCATGCCCGGCGTGCAGAAGCCGCATTGCAGACCGTGCTCCTGCATGAAGCCCTCCTGCAGCGCATGCAGCGCGCCGCCTTGCGCGAGCCCTTCGACCGTGCGCACGTCAGCGCCCTGCGCCTGCACGGTGAGCAGCGTGCAGGACTTCACGGACATGCCATTGAAATCGACTGTGCAGGCGCCGCAATGCGACGTCTCGCAACCGATATGCGGCCCGGTGTGCTGGCATTTTTCGCGCAGCGTGTGAATCAGCAGTTCGCGCGGCTCGACGACGACGTCGACCTCGCTGCCGTTGAGGCTGAACGACACCATGGTTTTGCTGGCCATTACGCGTTCTCCGTGGATCAGGGGTGTGCCGGGTTCGCGGCCCGTTCGCAGGCGGTAGTGAGCGCCCTGCGGGTCATCTCGCCCGCCATCGCGCGCTTGTAGTCGGCGTCGCCGCGCAGATCCTCCACCGGATCGCACGCCGCCATGGCGAGCCGCGCCGCTTCGTCGAGCGCGCGGGCGTCGAACGGCTTGCCGATCAGCGCCTGCTCGGCGTCCACCGCGCGAATCACGGTGTCGCCCACATTCGTCAGAGCAATGCGCGCATGCTCGACGTTGCCGCCGGCCAGGCGCAACGTCACGGCCGCCGCCGCGGTCGCGAAGTCGCCGGTCTTGCGCTTGAGCTTCGCGTAGCAATAGCCGGTGCCGGGCGGCGGCACAGGAATGCGAATGCCGGTCATGATCTCGCCTGGCTCCAGCAGCGTCGCATAGGTGCCGACGAAGAAGCCGTCCGCGCTCACCACGCGCTCGCCCGCCACGCCTTGCAGCACGAACGACGCATCGAGCGCGATCATCAACGCGGGATGGTCGTTGCCAGGGTCGCCGTGCGAAAGATCCCCGCCCAGCGTGCCGCGATAGCGCACCTGCGGGTCGGCGATCTGCCGCGCGCCCTCGACGATGAGCGGGCAGCGCGCCTGCAGCAGCGCCGACCAGATCAGATCGTTCTCGGTCGTCATCGCGCCGATCCACAGCGTGCCGTTTTCCTCGCGGATACCCTTGAGTTCGGCGAGCCGGCCGAGATCGATCAGATGATCGGGCTGCGCGAAGCGCAGCTTCATCATCGGCAGCAGGCTGTGTCCGCCCGCCAGCAGCTTCGCCGTTTCGCCATGCGTGCCGAGCAGCGCGAACGCCTCGGACAAGGTTTGTGGAGCGTGGTATTCGAATGGGCGCGGAATCACACTAGTCTCCTTGTTGGCATCGTCCTGAAGTTCAGGATTTCACAATGCAACGCAGCAATTCAACGGGATTTCGCGAACGGCGTCCTGGCTGCGCCGGGCGCCGGAAAACTTGCGCGAAAGGGGGAAAGGACATAAAACGGAGGCTGCGTCCCGCCGCCGCAAACGCCACGCACAACGCCAAGGCCGCATCGGGGAGAACCCTGGATGAAACCGTTCGAGCACGCCATGCCGACCACCGACGCGCGCCGCGCCGAGAGCTTCCAGCACCGCCTGGAGCAGTTCAATCCGGGCGTGGTGTGGCTCGACGCGCAGGGGCGCGTGAGCGCGTTCAACGACGTCGCGCTGCAGATTCTCGGCCCCGCGGGCGAGCAGTCGCTGGGCGTGGCCCAGGACAAGCTGTTCGGCATCGACGTCGTGCAACTGCACCCGGCAAAAAGCCGCGACAAGCTGCGCTTCCTGCTGCAGTCGCGCGACGCGGGCGGCTGCCCCGTGAAGTCGCCCCCGCCGGTCGCGATGATGATCAACATTCCCGACCGCCTGCTCATGCTCAAGGTGTCGCGCATGTCGGACATGAACGGCACATGCGGCACCTGCATGATCTTTTACGACCTCACCGACCTCACGACCGTGCCGTCGGCCGAGCCAACGGCGGAGTCGCTTGCGGGCGCGCCCACGCCGCCCCGGCGGCTCTTCAAGATTCCGGTCTACCGCAAGAACCGCGTGATCCTGATCGACCTGAAGGATATTGTGCGTTTTCAGGGCGACGGCCACTACACGACGATCGTCACGAAGGACGATCGCTACCTCTCCAACCTGTCGCTCGCCGACCTCGAACTGCGGCTCGACAGCAACACGTTTGTGCGCGTGCATCGCAGCCACATCGTCAACCTGCCGTACGCCGTCGAACTCGTCAAAGCCGACGACAGCGTGAACCTCGTGATGGACGATGGCGAGCGCAGCGTCGTGCCGGTGAGCCGGTCGCGCGCCGCACAATTGAAAGAGTGGCTGGGCGTGGTTTGAACGCAGGCGCCGCTCGCTTCACGTCAGCCGGCCTCGTGCATTCGTCCTAGAATCGATAGCAGGGGGCGAGGCGTCATGAATCGCGAACTCATCACTGGGCTACTGTGCGGCGCACTGCTTGCCGCCTGCGT
This genomic window from Paraburkholderia acidiphila contains:
- a CDS encoding XdhC family protein, yielding MNVYAKSSETLPEAADLLQLEQRLIDAGTPFAVVTVIRAAPPTSTCVGAQALVEADGALHGWVGGGCSQTIVIEAARQSMRTGQPRRVRISNEPAPADAKDEAGVEAHAMPCASNGGLELFIQPTVPAPLVAVLGATPAAHEACVLARRVGFRANLAGEAARAGQAGFDAAALDRAGTSFVLIATQGERDEDALEAALRSGAVAVLLIASHRKAERLREAMRLRGIDEARLAALHAPAGPAIHAHTPQEIALGAVAGLVALRHEIAEAAARAQTEAQTATIATESVPPLPPCEALGAPPVPEAQAGRYVNPVCGMSVEITNAKHVVEYGGQKVYFCCDCCKTEFERAPERYLNAGDDLHAEKR
- a CDS encoding vWA domain-containing protein, encoding MLSGIDSTSRGAAPGDLADHLVARYAGFAGWLRTNAFCVTNADVAAMLKVANHMGQTERDVLRWSLRALLCSRAQEWRRFDDLFDAYFLAPNRRKLAETRAGGAGPLACDDTASGPPDASEGTPVSLAGSGSGAAQAGAAANEGATRTASLSHADFRHLNDRSELFAIDDAIRRFAQRLRGIQMRREQRASLGRTIDLRWTLRRSVSRGGLPVELGWRRKRRQRPRIVMLLDVSRSMSLYSFFFLRLARVLSGRLPDVHSFVFHTRLVCVDEALRDPDPRRAQERLHLISEGWAGGTRIGESLVGFNEHYAPRLLHARTAVVIVSDGYDAGDVTQLGESLAAIRRRCHSLVWLNPLAERPGFEPVSAGMQAALPHLDLFAGARDLAGLERIFPQILEALQ
- a CDS encoding AAA family ATPase; this encodes MTSIDRMPDVLALQAQLAGHRFIVERSFAAALLLTMEMRRPLLLEGEAGVGKTEVAKALARLLDAPLIRLQCYEGLDAHAALYEWNYVHQLLAIKLFEQDARPLRDKEQDIFSERYLLKRPLLEAITTTPAPVLLIDEIDRTDEAFEAYLLELLSDFQLSIPELGVIRATERPYVILTSNGTREISDALRRRCLYQYVDYPSFQRELMIVRTQVPEVPEALAAQIVEFVHGVREMALRRKPGLAETLDWVAALLRLGVSALDENGVDRVMDSLAALVKTREDQASLTRPVVEKLVASC
- a CDS encoding SRPBCC family protein, producing the protein MKVVLDKAFPLDASADRAWALMQDIEAVAGCMPGAKITERVDDTHYKGTITVRLGPATMSFKGDIEVLALDAAARSLHLLGKGTDSTGSSAATMDLTASVEPTGETCTLTGKSEVTMSGKAAALGGRLMGPVSEQLLKQFVANFSARLSAMAPPQEAPGAPGAEADAAGGATAPDEATAMAPVARAAAAPPAQAAELNGIAFMWAIVRDWLRSHFTRKAQGR
- a CDS encoding aerobic carbon-monoxide dehydrogenase large subunit; the encoded protein is MGNLDANLERLAALEGMGCSRKRREDPRFIQGKGSYVDDIKMPGMLFGVMVRSPYAHARVKRIDKSRALAHPGVHAVLTADDLKPLKLHWMPTLAGDVQAVLADEKVCFQNQEVAFVVADDRYVAADAAELVEVEYEELPALVDPMKALEPDAPVIRDDIRDKDTGAHGARRHPNHIFTWTMGDRDKTDRMFENAEVTVKQDISYPRVHPCPLETCGCVASFDKVRGDLTVYITSQAPHVVRTVVGLLSSIPESNIRIISPDIGGGFGNKVGVYPGYVTSIVASIVLGRPVKWIESRNENLSSTAFARDYHMTGELAADKDGRIKALRVNVVADHGAFDACADPTKWPAGMFHVCTGSYAIPNAFVSVDGVYTNKFPGGVAYRCSFRVTEAVYLIERMVDVLAQKLGIDKAEIRLRNFIGKDQFPYATPLGLEYDSGDYETALKKVLAAVDYDALRAEQAQRRADPDAEWLMGIGLVNFTEIVGAGPSKMCDILGVGMFDSCEIRVHPDGSAIARMGTITQGQGHQTTYAQIIASEAGIPASKITVEEGDTATAPYGLGTYGSRSTPVAGAAVARASRKIREKARRIAAHLLEASPDDVEFDLDRFVLKGSPDQFKTVKEVAWAAYNNVPEGLEMGLEAVDYYDPPNFTFPFGAYVCVLDINRYTGEIRVRRFYALDDCGTRINPMIIEGQIHGGLTEGFAVALGQELPYDEAGNLLGATLLDYFVPTAVETPHWETDYTVTPSPHHPIGAKGVAESPHVGSIPCFTSAVVDAFAHLGVTHMNMPHNAYRVWQQCRELGLTRPA
- a CDS encoding (2Fe-2S)-binding protein, producing MASKTMVSFSLNGSEVDVVVEPRELLIHTLREKCQHTGPHIGCETSHCGACTVDFNGMSVKSCTLLTVQAQGADVRTVEGLAQGGALHALQEGFMQEHGLQCGFCTPGMLMRAYRLLQENPDPTEAEIRYWMAGNLCRCTGYQNIVKAVQYAARKLRGEPVETSHPLIEAGAAHAH
- a CDS encoding FAD binding domain-containing protein codes for the protein MIPRPFEYHAPQTLSEAFALLGTHGETAKLLAGGHSLLPMMKLRFAQPDHLIDLGRLAELKGIREENGTLWIGAMTTENDLIWSALLQARCPLIVEGARQIADPQVRYRGTLGGDLSHGDPGNDHPALMIALDASFVLQGVAGERVVSADGFFVGTYATLLEPGEIMTGIRIPVPPPGTGYCYAKLKRKTGDFATAAAAVTLRLAGGNVEHARIALTNVGDTVIRAVDAEQALIGKPFDARALDEAARLAMAACDPVEDLRGDADYKRAMAGEMTRRALTTACERAANPAHP
- a CDS encoding LytTR family DNA-binding domain-containing protein, producing the protein MKPFEHAMPTTDARRAESFQHRLEQFNPGVVWLDAQGRVSAFNDVALQILGPAGEQSLGVAQDKLFGIDVVQLHPAKSRDKLRFLLQSRDAGGCPVKSPPPVAMMINIPDRLLMLKVSRMSDMNGTCGTCMIFYDLTDLTTVPSAEPTAESLAGAPTPPRRLFKIPVYRKNRVILIDLKDIVRFQGDGHYTTIVTKDDRYLSNLSLADLELRLDSNTFVRVHRSHIVNLPYAVELVKADDSVNLVMDDGERSVVPVSRSRAAQLKEWLGVV